From one Synechocystis sp. PCC 6803 substr. PCC-P genomic stretch:
- the clpP gene encoding ATP-dependent Clp endopeptidase proteolytic subunit ClpP — translation MIPTVIETSGRGDRAFDIYSRLLRERIVFLGQEVRDENANLVVAQLLFLEAEDPEKDIYLYINSPGGSVSAGLGIFDTMNQIRPDVCTICIGLAASMGAFLLSAGAKGKRMSLPNSRIMIHQPLGGAQGQATDIEIQAKEILYLKALLNQHLANHTGKSLEEITADTERDFFMSAEESKEYGLIDQVINRRPSASDPI, via the coding sequence ATGATTCCAACCGTCATTGAAACGTCTGGGCGTGGCGATCGCGCCTTTGATATTTATTCCCGCCTACTCCGGGAGCGGATTGTCTTCCTGGGGCAAGAAGTCCGGGATGAGAACGCCAATTTAGTTGTTGCCCAACTGCTGTTTTTGGAAGCGGAAGATCCGGAAAAAGACATTTATCTTTACATCAACTCCCCCGGAGGCTCGGTGTCGGCAGGACTAGGAATTTTCGACACCATGAACCAGATCCGCCCCGATGTGTGTACCATCTGCATCGGTTTAGCGGCCAGCATGGGGGCTTTTCTCCTTAGTGCTGGAGCCAAAGGTAAGCGCATGAGTTTGCCCAACTCCCGCATCATGATTCACCAACCCCTAGGGGGAGCCCAGGGCCAAGCCACGGATATTGAAATTCAAGCCAAAGAGATTCTTTATCTTAAAGCACTACTTAACCAACATTTGGCCAACCACACTGGCAAATCCCTAGAGGAAATTACCGCCGATACGGAACGGGATTTCTTTATGTCCGCTGAGGAATCGAAGGAATATGGCTTGATTGACCAGGTAATTAACCGTCGTCCTTCCGCCAGTGACCCTATTTAA
- the gtrB gene encoding glycosyltransferase GtrB, producing the protein MTIELSIVIPMYNEEDNLEHLFARLLEVLTPLKITYEIICVNDGSKDKTLKQLIDCYQSNRQIKIVNLSRNFGKEIALSAGIDYAQGNAVIPIDADLQDPPELIHELVDKWREGYDIVYATRRSRQGETWVKQFTAKMFYKVIGRMTEIKIPPNTGDFRLMDRKVVNAIKQLPERTRFMKGLFAWVGYRQTFVLFDREPRFQGQTKWNYWKLWNFALDGIFSFSLLPLKVWTYLGSIISLLSLAYASFLILKTITLGVDVPGYASLMVAILFLGGVQLISLGVIGEYLGRVYEEVKARPLYLVSDLWGLEYLPLEKLN; encoded by the coding sequence ATGACCATTGAACTGTCTATTGTGATTCCAATGTACAACGAGGAAGATAACCTTGAGCATTTATTTGCCCGTTTGCTGGAGGTGCTGACTCCCCTCAAAATTACCTACGAAATTATTTGTGTTAACGACGGTAGTAAGGATAAAACCCTCAAACAATTAATTGATTGCTATCAAAGTAATCGCCAAATTAAGATTGTTAATCTGTCTCGTAACTTTGGCAAAGAAATTGCCCTTTCCGCTGGCATTGATTACGCCCAAGGCAACGCTGTTATTCCCATCGACGCCGACCTGCAAGATCCACCGGAATTGATCCATGAGTTAGTTGATAAATGGCGGGAAGGTTATGATATTGTCTATGCCACCCGTCGTTCACGGCAGGGGGAAACGTGGGTAAAACAATTCACCGCCAAAATGTTTTACAAAGTGATTGGGCGCATGACGGAAATTAAAATTCCTCCCAATACTGGCGATTTTCGTTTAATGGACCGCAAGGTGGTTAATGCGATTAAGCAGCTACCGGAAAGAACTCGCTTTATGAAAGGTTTATTTGCCTGGGTGGGTTACCGCCAAACTTTCGTTTTATTTGATCGGGAACCCCGCTTCCAAGGACAAACAAAATGGAACTATTGGAAACTCTGGAATTTTGCTTTGGACGGCATTTTTTCTTTTAGTTTACTTCCCCTCAAAGTCTGGACTTACCTTGGATCAATCATTTCACTGTTATCCTTAGCCTACGCTAGCTTTTTGATTTTGAAAACCATAACCCTTGGTGTTGATGTGCCAGGCTACGCCTCCCTAATGGTGGCTATCTTATTTCTTGGGGGAGTGCAGTTAATTAGTTTAGGCGTGATTGGGGAATATTTAGGTCGGGTTTATGAAGAAGTAAAAGCTAGACCTTTATATTTAGTTAGTGATCTTTGGGGACTAGAATATTTGCCATTGGAAAAACTTAATTAG
- the lysA gene encoding diaminopimelate decarboxylase, which produces MLSTEMPLPTTGSTLLKTPASPSPNQNLLPLTAVINKNGELEIGGCSVPALVEQFGSPLYILDETTLRQAAQQYRQSFQAHYPGSSQVIYASKAWSCLAVVAIAAQEGLGFDVVSGGELFTTVSALKQLGWDEAEIAEKIYFHGNNKSVQELQEAIAINCTIIVDNWLELETLTKLAADSGAPVKIMLRLTPGIECHTHEYIKTGHLDSKFGFDPNQLEAVFTYIAQQPSLHCLGLHAHIGSQIFERQPHKDLGEVLVQWFTKGLTYGLPLTELNIGGGLGICYTESDDPPSIEEWAQVAAISVAKACDRQNIPYPKLIAEPGRSLVGSACVTAYRVGGRKVVPNIRTYISVDGGMSDNPRPITYQSVYRVALANRMNDEITETVTVAGKHCESGDILVKDVALPAAEPGDIMVVAATGAYNHSMASNYNRLGRPAAVLVNQGQANLILQRETYTDLLRQDCLPNRLLS; this is translated from the coding sequence ATGCTCTCCACTGAAATGCCCCTTCCAACCACCGGAAGCACCTTATTAAAAACCCCGGCCTCCCCCTCCCCCAACCAAAATCTTTTACCGTTGACGGCCGTTATTAATAAAAACGGTGAACTAGAAATTGGTGGTTGCTCCGTCCCAGCCTTGGTGGAACAGTTTGGTTCTCCCCTCTACATTTTGGATGAAACCACCCTGCGGCAAGCGGCCCAGCAGTATCGTCAATCCTTCCAAGCCCACTATCCGGGTTCCAGTCAAGTAATCTACGCTTCCAAAGCCTGGAGTTGTTTAGCCGTAGTGGCGATCGCCGCCCAGGAAGGGTTGGGATTTGATGTCGTATCCGGCGGGGAATTATTCACCACGGTTTCAGCCCTGAAGCAATTAGGCTGGGACGAAGCTGAGATTGCAGAAAAAATTTACTTCCACGGCAATAACAAATCGGTGCAGGAACTCCAAGAGGCGATCGCCATTAACTGCACCATCATTGTCGATAACTGGTTGGAACTGGAAACCCTGACCAAACTAGCGGCCGACTCAGGGGCACCGGTAAAGATTATGTTGCGCCTCACCCCAGGCATCGAATGCCACACCCATGAATATATTAAAACGGGGCATCTGGACAGCAAATTTGGCTTTGATCCCAACCAACTAGAAGCGGTTTTCACCTACATTGCCCAACAACCCTCACTCCATTGTCTCGGACTCCATGCCCACATCGGCTCCCAAATTTTTGAGCGTCAACCCCACAAAGATTTAGGGGAAGTGTTAGTGCAATGGTTTACCAAAGGCTTGACCTACGGCTTGCCCCTGACGGAATTGAACATCGGCGGTGGCCTAGGGATTTGCTACACCGAAAGTGATGATCCCCCCAGTATCGAAGAATGGGCCCAAGTGGCGGCCATCTCCGTTGCCAAAGCCTGCGATCGCCAGAACATCCCCTACCCCAAACTGATTGCTGAGCCGGGACGTTCCCTGGTGGGGTCTGCCTGTGTAACGGCCTATCGGGTGGGAGGGCGTAAAGTTGTGCCCAATATTCGCACCTATATTTCCGTCGATGGCGGCATGTCCGACAATCCCCGCCCCATCACCTACCAATCGGTGTATCGCGTTGCCCTAGCCAACCGGATGAACGACGAAATTACCGAAACTGTCACCGTGGCCGGGAAACATTGTGAGTCCGGCGATATTCTCGTTAAGGATGTGGCCCTACCCGCCGCCGAACCAGGGGACATTATGGTAGTGGCTGCCACTGGTGCTTATAACCACAGCATGGCTTCCAACTACAACCGTTTAGGTCGCCCCGCCGCTGTACTAGTAAACCAAGGACAAGCAAACCTGATTCTGCAACGGGAAACCTACACCGACCTATTGCGCCAGGATTGTCTACCCAACCGTCTACTGTCCTAA
- the argS gene encoding arginine--tRNA ligase has protein sequence MVSILTQLNDHFAQALEGQFPSDVTLPTPLVVPASNPKFGDFQCNIALPLAKQLGQPPRAIAMEIVDKVNLSEICEPLTIAGPGFINIKLLPDYLGEQLIKLQQNQQLGVSLVKGEERIVVDFSSPNIAKEMHVGHLRSTIIGDCLARVLEFRGYDVLRLNHVGDWGTQFGMLITYLKEVYPEALVTADALDIGDLVTFYKQAKQRFDQDEQFRETSRQAVVALQAGDAKSIKAWQLLCEQSRREFQLIYDCLDITIEERGESFYNPFLPGVVELLQEKDLLVEDNGAQCVFLDGFTNKDGDRLPLIVQKSDGGYNYATTDLAALNYRLNTDGAEKIIYVTDAGQANHFAQFFQVAEKAGILTDPTQVVHVPFGLVKGEDGKKLKTRAGDTIRLKDLLTEAVTRARQDLETRLTAEERSETEEFKTEVAQRVGIGAVKYADLSQNRTSDYVFSFDKMLALQGNTAPYMLYAYARIQSISREGGIDFAQMDSGEIVLTEPTELVLAKNLLQFADVIETVEISLLPNRLCDYLYELSKVFNRFYENCPVLKASDPQRGSRLLLCDLTARTLKLGLSLLGIPVLDRM, from the coding sequence ATGGTATCGATTCTGACCCAACTTAATGATCACTTTGCCCAAGCTCTGGAAGGTCAGTTTCCATCTGATGTTACCCTACCCACTCCCCTAGTGGTACCGGCTTCCAATCCTAAATTTGGTGATTTTCAATGCAACATTGCCCTGCCCTTAGCTAAGCAGTTGGGTCAACCGCCCCGGGCGATCGCCATGGAGATTGTGGATAAAGTTAATTTAAGCGAAATTTGTGAACCGTTAACCATTGCTGGGCCAGGTTTTATTAACATCAAGTTATTGCCTGATTATCTGGGGGAACAATTAATTAAACTTCAGCAAAATCAACAGTTAGGAGTGTCATTAGTTAAAGGCGAAGAACGGATAGTGGTAGATTTTTCAAGTCCCAATATTGCGAAGGAAATGCATGTGGGTCATCTCCGGTCTACCATTATTGGGGATTGTTTAGCTCGGGTACTGGAATTCCGAGGCTATGATGTTTTGCGCCTCAACCACGTGGGAGACTGGGGCACCCAATTTGGTATGTTAATTACCTATTTAAAAGAGGTTTATCCAGAGGCATTAGTGACTGCGGATGCGCTGGATATTGGCGATCTAGTCACCTTTTATAAGCAAGCTAAACAAAGATTTGACCAAGATGAACAATTTCGGGAAACTTCCCGTCAAGCGGTGGTTGCGCTCCAGGCAGGGGATGCGAAAAGTATTAAAGCTTGGCAATTACTTTGTGAGCAATCTCGACGGGAATTTCAACTGATTTATGACTGCTTAGATATCACCATTGAGGAACGGGGAGAATCATTTTATAATCCCTTTTTGCCCGGTGTGGTGGAACTATTGCAGGAAAAAGATTTGCTGGTGGAAGATAACGGTGCTCAATGCGTTTTCCTCGATGGCTTTACTAATAAGGACGGCGATCGCCTACCGTTAATAGTGCAAAAATCCGACGGGGGTTATAACTATGCCACCACGGACTTGGCCGCATTGAATTATCGCTTAAACACCGATGGCGCTGAGAAGATCATTTATGTCACCGATGCGGGGCAAGCTAATCATTTTGCTCAATTTTTCCAGGTAGCTGAAAAAGCTGGCATTCTGACTGACCCGACTCAAGTAGTCCATGTGCCGTTTGGTTTGGTCAAGGGGGAAGATGGCAAAAAACTAAAAACTAGGGCGGGGGACACCATTCGTTTAAAGGATTTGCTAACGGAAGCCGTAACTCGAGCAAGACAGGATTTAGAAACCCGTTTAACAGCAGAAGAACGATCAGAAACTGAAGAATTTAAGACGGAAGTTGCCCAACGGGTGGGCATTGGGGCAGTGAAATATGCCGACCTTAGCCAAAATCGCACCAGTGATTATGTGTTTAGTTTTGACAAAATGTTGGCTCTCCAGGGCAATACGGCTCCCTATATGCTCTATGCCTACGCCCGCATTCAAAGTATTAGTCGGGAAGGGGGCATTGATTTTGCTCAGATGGACAGCGGTGAAATTGTGTTGACTGAACCAACCGAGTTAGTTTTGGCTAAAAATCTTTTACAATTTGCTGACGTAATTGAAACGGTGGAAATTAGTTTATTACCCAATCGCCTTTGTGATTATCTTTACGAATTAAGCAAAGTTTTCAACCGTTTTTACGAAAATTGTCCAGTATTGAAGGCAAGCGATCCCCAGCGCGGTTCCCGTTTATTGCTCTGTGATCTCACAGCCAGAACGCTGAAATTGGGTCTGTCTTTATTGGGCATTCCGGTTTTAGACAGGATGTAG
- a CDS encoding gamma-glutamyl-gamma-aminobutyrate hydrolase family protein (Members of this family of hydrolases with an active site Cys residue belong to MEROPS family C26.), translating into MQAHFFQHVPFENLGAIERWLRAKGYAISQTAFFQPSFSLPSLDAIDLLIVLGGPMSVNDEAQYPWLVQEKEFIRQAIAVGKPILGICLGAQLMANALGAKVYPNAVKEIGWFPIMGQEGKSQSGSFQFPPSLEVFHWHGETFDLPPGAELIASSQACQHQAFQIGRSAIGLQCHLETTPTAAQALVDNCADELILGPFVQDATTILADNQARFATMGAVLVQLLEYLHHQVITPA; encoded by the coding sequence ATGCAAGCTCACTTTTTCCAGCACGTTCCCTTTGAAAATCTTGGTGCCATTGAACGTTGGCTCAGGGCTAAAGGTTACGCCATCAGTCAAACCGCTTTTTTTCAGCCATCTTTTAGCCTTCCTTCTTTGGACGCCATTGACCTGTTGATTGTCCTGGGCGGCCCCATGAGTGTCAACGATGAGGCGCAATATCCCTGGTTGGTGCAGGAAAAGGAATTCATCCGTCAGGCGATCGCCGTTGGGAAACCGATATTAGGTATTTGCCTGGGGGCCCAACTCATGGCCAATGCCCTAGGGGCAAAAGTTTATCCCAACGCTGTCAAGGAAATTGGCTGGTTTCCCATCATGGGGCAAGAAGGTAAATCACAGTCAGGTTCATTCCAGTTTCCCCCCAGCCTTGAAGTTTTCCACTGGCACGGTGAAACCTTTGATTTACCCCCAGGGGCAGAGTTAATTGCCTCCAGCCAAGCTTGTCAGCATCAGGCTTTCCAAATTGGGCGATCGGCGATCGGTCTGCAATGCCATTTGGAAACTACCCCCACAGCGGCCCAGGCTTTAGTAGACAATTGTGCTGATGAATTGATCCTTGGCCCCTTTGTGCAGGATGCCACCACTATTTTGGCCGATAACCAAGCTAGATTTGCCACCATGGGCGCAGTTCTAGTCCAATTGCTGGAATATCTACACCATCAAGTTATTACCCCTGCCTAA
- a CDS encoding GTP-binding protein, whose amino-acid sequence MNNNSLTDLDQTLDIISAIQEDLNYQQAQASLTAIVEQIDLDTTEKQGLEKEISHLCTMLENLNQGVVQIAAFGLVGRGKSSLLNALLGEQVFTTGPVHGVTQTQQSASWQLNQADGLSTVTISGWGNAQLQLIDTPGIDEVKGQEREQLAIAVAQQVDLILFVIAGDMSQVEFQALSRLRAVGKPMLLVFNKIDQYPATDQQLIYEKIRDERVKELLSPEEIVLVSASPLVTELRENTQGKLERYQYRGEAKVDNLRLKIIDLLQREGKSLVALNTLLCADNLNDKLVQQKMRLRDSQANTILQKAVMVKATAIALNPVTVLDLFSGAVVDVALIISLSKLYGLPMTQTAAIALLQKIGVSMGGITASEFLAGLGLSSLKGLLGLTVPLTGGLALAPYISVALTQASVAGVSTLAIGQVTKTYLANGAAWGETGPRTVVRDILNSLDQNSVMARIKQELQEKLTPERIVSPSP is encoded by the coding sequence ATGAATAATAATTCCTTGACTGATTTAGACCAAACTTTAGATATTATTAGCGCGATTCAAGAAGATTTAAATTATCAGCAAGCCCAGGCTAGTTTGACGGCGATCGTTGAACAAATTGATCTCGATACTACGGAAAAACAGGGACTGGAAAAGGAAATTAGCCACCTCTGTACCATGCTAGAAAATTTAAACCAAGGAGTAGTGCAAATTGCGGCTTTTGGTTTAGTGGGAAGGGGGAAATCTTCCCTGCTCAATGCTCTTTTAGGTGAGCAAGTTTTCACCACTGGGCCAGTCCATGGTGTTACCCAGACCCAACAATCTGCTTCCTGGCAACTGAACCAAGCTGACGGATTGTCCACCGTTACCATTTCTGGTTGGGGCAATGCCCAATTACAATTAATTGATACACCGGGCATTGATGAAGTAAAGGGTCAAGAACGGGAACAATTGGCGATCGCCGTGGCCCAACAGGTAGATTTAATTTTGTTTGTCATTGCCGGGGATATGTCCCAAGTGGAATTCCAAGCCTTGTCCCGATTGCGGGCGGTGGGCAAACCCATGTTGCTAGTATTTAATAAAATTGATCAATATCCGGCGACGGATCAGCAATTAATTTATGAAAAAATTCGCGATGAACGGGTGAAAGAATTATTGTCTCCAGAAGAAATTGTCTTAGTTTCTGCCAGTCCCTTGGTGACAGAATTGAGGGAAAATACCCAGGGAAAATTGGAGCGTTACCAATATCGGGGGGAAGCAAAAGTTGATAATTTGCGCTTAAAAATCATTGATTTATTGCAACGGGAAGGGAAATCTTTAGTAGCTTTAAATACTTTACTTTGTGCTGATAATCTGAATGATAAATTAGTGCAACAAAAAATGCGTTTGCGGGACAGCCAAGCCAATACCATTCTCCAAAAAGCAGTAATGGTCAAGGCGACGGCCATTGCTCTCAATCCGGTGACCGTGCTGGATTTATTCAGCGGAGCAGTGGTGGATGTGGCTCTGATTATTTCCCTTTCCAAGCTGTATGGTTTGCCCATGACCCAAACGGCGGCGATCGCCCTGTTGCAAAAAATTGGGGTGAGTATGGGGGGCATCACTGCCAGCGAATTTTTGGCGGGGTTGGGCCTTAGTTCCCTCAAGGGTTTACTCGGTTTGACGGTGCCCTTAACCGGGGGATTGGCCTTGGCCCCCTATATTTCCGTTGCCCTCACCCAAGCTAGTGTGGCCGGAGTGTCCACCTTGGCGATCGGTCAAGTGACCAAAACCTATTTAGCCAATGGGGCCGCCTGGGGAGAAACGGGGCCAAGGACAGTGGTGCGGGATATTCTCAACTCTTTGGATCAAAATTCCGTTATGGCCCGCATTAAGCAAGAACTGCAGGAAAAATTAACTCCAGAAAGAATTGTGTCCCCCTCTCCTTGA